Proteins co-encoded in one Pseudorhizobium banfieldiae genomic window:
- a CDS encoding tripartite tricarboxylate transporter substrate binding protein: MNKLHLVFAVAAAVWAGGLTSAQAQEYPVDTVTLITHSSPGGGSDVFLRELSRYLGPYLGANVIVENVSGGSGAKAMAQLAQAPADGSMFYATTPTFIYTSLLSDPEYKYTDLEPLVNFFIDPEVIYTSAKSEFKTLEDVIQYARDGRGQWGAANPASLERQALEQLKAAADVNAAVVTHEGGGDMMINVLNGTLQIGVGEVQEIQSQIEAGELRLLATFSDKRLDAFPDVPTVKESGYDVVVRKFRGLAGPKGLPEDVVAAWEAATQKVLADPKYKEAYEGANLRAEFIPHADYVKFIETFGAETEGFLKETGVIE, encoded by the coding sequence ATGAACAAACTACATCTCGTTTTCGCAGTAGCCGCTGCCGTTTGGGCAGGGGGCCTGACCTCGGCTCAGGCTCAGGAATATCCCGTAGACACTGTGACGCTCATCACCCACTCCAGCCCCGGCGGCGGCAGTGACGTCTTTCTACGCGAACTGTCCCGTTACCTGGGGCCCTATCTCGGCGCAAACGTCATCGTGGAAAATGTCAGTGGTGGCTCCGGCGCAAAGGCGATGGCGCAGCTTGCGCAGGCTCCGGCGGACGGCTCGATGTTCTACGCAACGACGCCGACCTTCATCTACACCTCGCTGCTCTCCGATCCGGAATACAAGTACACCGACCTTGAGCCGCTCGTGAATTTCTTCATCGATCCCGAAGTGATCTATACGTCGGCGAAGAGCGAGTTCAAGACGCTCGAGGACGTCATCCAGTACGCGCGCGACGGCCGTGGCCAGTGGGGTGCCGCCAATCCGGCGTCGCTGGAGCGCCAGGCGCTGGAGCAGTTGAAGGCGGCGGCGGACGTCAATGCGGCCGTGGTCACGCATGAAGGCGGCGGTGACATGATGATCAACGTGCTGAACGGCACGCTGCAGATCGGCGTCGGGGAAGTTCAGGAAATCCAGTCGCAGATCGAAGCCGGCGAACTCCGGCTGCTTGCCACCTTCAGCGACAAGCGCCTCGATGCCTTCCCGGACGTACCGACTGTCAAGGAATCCGGCTATGACGTGGTGGTCCGCAAGTTCCGCGGCCTTGCCGGACCAAAGGGCCTGCCGGAGGATGTGGTAGCCGCCTGGGAAGCCGCCACTCAGAAGGTGCTGGCGGACCCGAAGTACAAGGAAGCCTACGAAGGCGCCAATCTGCGCGCCGAATTCATCCCCCATGCCGACTATGTCAAGTTCATCGAGACCTTTGGTGCAGAGACGGAAGGCTTCCTGAAAGAGACCGGCGTCATTGAATAA
- a CDS encoding tripartite tricarboxylate transporter TctB family protein, producing the protein MLTRDFVGGVASIALGAVYLFFAYQLRSSALDDSMGPGGLPRLYGWLLVGLGVVLTIQALLAPRLATADDAPEEKGEWDGQGRKVAFAAGLLGIGVGYIFVIETLGYLLSIAVLLLVTALYLGAGNKGRVLAVAVLGAVFLWVMFVVVLGVRMPSGLLASLGL; encoded by the coding sequence ATGCTAACCCGGGACTTCGTCGGCGGTGTTGCTTCAATCGCACTCGGTGCCGTTTATCTCTTTTTTGCCTATCAACTGCGCAGCAGCGCGCTGGACGACAGCATGGGGCCTGGAGGCCTCCCGCGTCTCTACGGCTGGCTCCTCGTTGGGCTGGGTGTGGTGCTGACGATCCAGGCGCTGCTTGCGCCGCGCCTGGCGACAGCCGACGATGCTCCGGAAGAAAAAGGCGAATGGGACGGGCAGGGGCGTAAGGTTGCGTTCGCAGCCGGCCTGCTCGGGATCGGCGTCGGCTACATCTTCGTGATCGAGACGCTGGGATACCTGCTGTCCATCGCCGTATTGCTTCTGGTGACCGCGCTTTATCTCGGTGCCGGCAACAAGGGGCGTGTCCTTGCCGTTGCGGTGCTCGGCGCCGTCTTCCTCTGGGTGATGTTCGTCGTCGTGCTGGGCGTGCGCATGCCGTCCGGTCTTCTTGCCAGCCTCGGCCTCTGA
- a CDS encoding tripartite tricarboxylate transporter permease has product METLTHTVSFLLEWNVILAALIGVTWGIMGGSLPGISPSITMALLLPFTYTLDPTSAIVLLASTYIGAEYGGSVPAILIRTPGTNAAAATVIDGYEMNRQGKAGLALGISLYSGVIGSLFGLAMLMTLSGPLAQVALAFTPMAYFALGILGLSVIATLSGENLVKGLIAAILGLIIATIGSDPVTGGTRFTFGSAELLGGIEPVMIMVGLFAMSELLVQASRRGKDDRVTSRPRIQFPDWPLAKRLIPAQLIGNGIGTFEGVMPGAGGTIASFMSYNEARRWSRHPEEFGKGSPEGIAAPETANNTVAETALVPLLSFGIPGSNSTAILLGGFLIHGIVPGPMLFQKSGEVVYGLYAGLFTAAIGQLVIGMAMLPVCIWLVNRPRPYLNAFIFALILSGIYSIHNEAFDLGIMIAAGVLGFFMRMLRFPFLPTVLGLVLGYLVESNFRRSLVLSGDDLMIFVDDRISLALLVLAFLFIGGSIAKRGYELLRHRPSSTFSENAES; this is encoded by the coding sequence ATGGAAACACTCACCCATACCGTCTCCTTCCTGCTCGAATGGAACGTAATCCTTGCGGCCCTGATCGGCGTCACCTGGGGGATCATGGGCGGCTCTTTGCCCGGCATCTCGCCATCGATCACGATGGCGCTGCTTCTGCCCTTCACCTATACGCTGGACCCGACGAGCGCCATCGTGCTGCTCGCCTCCACCTATATCGGCGCCGAATACGGTGGTTCCGTCCCGGCAATTCTGATCCGTACCCCTGGCACCAATGCGGCGGCGGCGACCGTCATCGACGGCTACGAGATGAACCGGCAGGGCAAGGCGGGGCTGGCGCTTGGCATTTCGCTTTATTCCGGCGTGATCGGCAGCCTCTTCGGGCTCGCCATGTTGATGACACTTTCCGGCCCGCTGGCGCAGGTGGCGCTCGCCTTCACGCCCATGGCCTATTTCGCGCTCGGCATTCTCGGCCTCTCGGTCATCGCAACCCTATCCGGCGAAAATCTCGTCAAGGGTCTGATCGCCGCAATCCTCGGGCTCATCATCGCCACCATCGGCAGTGATCCCGTCACCGGCGGCACCCGCTTCACCTTTGGATCGGCTGAACTGCTCGGCGGCATCGAACCCGTGATGATCATGGTCGGCCTCTTTGCGATGAGCGAACTTCTGGTGCAGGCTTCCCGGCGCGGCAAGGACGACCGCGTCACGTCTCGCCCGCGCATTCAGTTTCCGGACTGGCCGCTCGCCAAGCGGCTCATCCCGGCGCAGTTGATCGGCAACGGCATCGGCACCTTCGAAGGGGTCATGCCGGGCGCCGGCGGCACGATCGCCTCCTTCATGTCCTACAATGAGGCGCGTCGCTGGTCGCGCCATCCGGAGGAGTTTGGCAAGGGTTCGCCGGAAGGCATTGCCGCACCCGAGACCGCCAACAACACGGTCGCCGAAACTGCGCTGGTGCCACTGCTTTCCTTTGGCATTCCGGGCTCGAACTCCACGGCCATCCTGCTTGGCGGGTTCCTGATCCACGGCATCGTGCCCGGGCCGATGCTGTTCCAGAAATCCGGTGAGGTGGTCTACGGTCTCTACGCCGGCCTCTTTACGGCAGCGATCGGCCAGCTTGTCATCGGGATGGCGATGCTTCCCGTCTGCATCTGGCTCGTGAACCGGCCGCGGCCCTATCTCAATGCCTTCATTTTCGCCCTGATCCTCTCCGGCATCTACTCGATCCATAACGAGGCTTTCGATCTCGGCATCATGATTGCAGCCGGGGTCCTCGGCTTCTTCATGCGCATGCTGCGCTTTCCCTTCTTGCCGACCGTGCTTGGCCTGGTGTTGGGCTATCTGGTGGAAAGCAACTTCCGCCGTTCGTTGGTACTGTCCGGGGATGACTTGATGATCTTCGTCGACGACCGGATCTCGCTCGCCCTGCTGGTTCTCGCCTTCCTCTTCATCGGCGGCTCGATCGCCAAGCGCGGCTACGAGTTGCTGCGCCACCGCCCCTCCTCGACCTTCTCCGAAAATGCCGAAAGCTGA
- a CDS encoding MmgE/PrpD family protein yields the protein MSNDNTSLSVSQRLAAWGATLRADDLPPVTLCKSRDILVDIIGLCVAARETDYVAAAKAAAEPGDHIIVGHTERVSASSAALVNGTAAHGEDFDDTFEGGPVHSGVVIVPALLAAAQKYHLTNDRVMLGIAAGTEVLCRLALTLPKAVHKAGFHPTAVLGTFAATFGIAVARGASERVIVDALGISGSMASGIIEYLGDGSWTKRMHPGWSAQSALRAVAMAEAGFFGPRLVFEGTHGAFKTFAPSIEPKTDRLFDGLGKTFVMDGITFKPYPCGTMVQPYIDVAMKLRARGVPLDGIRRIVCKTAEGIVHRLWEPIELKRRPPTAYAAKFSTPFGVALGLVRGHADLGDFTEEAIRDPQLLRLCELVDFVIDPDNPYPAAFTGHVRIEYKDGRVEEAEQGHMRGGVEEPLTRSEIDAKFRANVRFGGHGDPDTLLAACDGIASMKGGHEMIAELAK from the coding sequence ATGAGCAACGACAACACCAGCCTTTCCGTGTCACAGCGTCTGGCCGCCTGGGGCGCGACGCTCCGGGCGGACGACCTGCCGCCGGTGACCCTTTGCAAGAGCCGCGACATCCTGGTCGACATCATCGGCCTCTGCGTCGCCGCGAGGGAGACAGACTATGTTGCGGCCGCAAAAGCAGCCGCCGAACCGGGCGACCACATCATCGTCGGCCACACGGAACGGGTCTCGGCTTCCAGTGCGGCGCTGGTCAATGGTACGGCGGCGCATGGCGAGGATTTCGACGACACGTTCGAGGGCGGTCCGGTCCATTCGGGCGTCGTCATCGTTCCGGCGCTGCTTGCCGCCGCTCAGAAGTATCATCTCACCAACGACCGGGTTATGCTCGGCATCGCCGCTGGGACCGAGGTACTGTGCCGACTGGCCCTCACGTTGCCCAAGGCGGTACACAAGGCAGGTTTCCATCCCACCGCGGTGCTCGGCACTTTTGCCGCTACCTTCGGCATCGCGGTAGCGCGTGGCGCCTCGGAAAGGGTCATCGTCGACGCCCTCGGGATCTCTGGCTCCATGGCGTCCGGCATCATCGAATATCTCGGCGACGGAAGCTGGACAAAACGCATGCATCCCGGCTGGTCGGCTCAGTCCGCCCTTCGTGCAGTCGCCATGGCGGAGGCCGGTTTCTTCGGCCCGCGCCTCGTTTTCGAAGGCACGCACGGCGCCTTCAAGACCTTCGCCCCATCAATCGAGCCGAAAACCGACAGACTGTTCGACGGCCTCGGAAAGACCTTCGTGATGGATGGCATCACCTTCAAGCCCTATCCATGCGGGACAATGGTTCAGCCCTATATCGACGTTGCCATGAAGCTGCGTGCGAGAGGCGTTCCGCTCGACGGCATCCGGCGCATCGTGTGCAAGACAGCCGAGGGGATCGTGCACCGCCTCTGGGAACCCATCGAGCTGAAGCGTCGTCCGCCGACCGCCTATGCCGCAAAGTTCTCGACACCCTTTGGCGTGGCGCTCGGCCTCGTCCGGGGCCATGCAGATCTCGGCGATTTCACCGAGGAGGCCATTCGCGACCCGCAGCTCCTGCGCCTCTGCGAGCTCGTGGATTTCGTGATCGATCCTGACAATCCCTATCCCGCTGCCTTCACCGGTCATGTCCGTATCGAATACAAAGACGGGCGCGTCGAAGAGGCGGAGCAGGGTCATATGCGCGGTGGGGTTGAGGAGCCACTGACGCGGAGCGAGATCGACGCAAAATTCCGGGCGAACGTCAGGTTCGGCGGTCACGGCGATCCGGATACGCTGCTGGCGGCTTGCGACGGGATAGCCTCAATGAAGGGGGGACACGAGATGATTGCGGAGCTTGCGAAATGA
- a CDS encoding SDR family NAD(P)-dependent oxidoreductase, which yields MSDLQGRVALVTGASRNIGRAIAVALARRGADIIVHVANDTTAGGETVAAVQALGRRAVLVCGDLSEPEVAARVVREAADAFGRLDVVVNNAAVRPEGAFADITYADWRKVMGVALDAVFLISQAALPYLEKSDQAAIVNLGGLTGHTGAAHRAHVITAKAGVVGLTKAMAHELSPKGITVNCVAPGLIETVRISNDGAVPRHHGSRKNLVGRHGKPEEVAEAVAYLAGAAGRYVTGETLHVNGGAYLS from the coding sequence ATGAGCGATCTTCAGGGCCGCGTCGCCCTTGTCACCGGCGCCTCGCGCAATATCGGCCGGGCCATCGCCGTTGCGCTTGCGAGACGTGGAGCGGATATCATCGTGCACGTGGCGAACGACACGACTGCCGGCGGCGAAACGGTTGCTGCCGTCCAGGCGCTTGGACGACGTGCGGTTCTGGTGTGCGGCGACCTGTCTGAGCCGGAGGTAGCGGCAAGGGTTGTGCGGGAGGCTGCCGACGCCTTCGGCAGGCTCGATGTCGTCGTCAACAATGCCGCGGTCCGGCCGGAAGGCGCCTTCGCGGATATCACCTATGCTGACTGGCGAAAGGTGATGGGGGTGGCGCTCGATGCCGTCTTCCTCATTTCGCAGGCAGCTCTTCCGTACCTGGAAAAAAGCGACCAGGCTGCGATCGTCAATCTCGGCGGACTGACCGGCCATACCGGTGCGGCGCACCGGGCGCATGTCATCACCGCCAAGGCCGGCGTGGTGGGGCTGACGAAGGCTATGGCGCACGAGCTCTCGCCGAAGGGCATCACCGTCAATTGCGTCGCGCCGGGCCTCATCGAGACGGTGCGCATCAGCAATGACGGAGCGGTGCCGAGGCACCACGGCAGTCGCAAGAACCTCGTCGGGCGGCATGGAAAGCCGGAGGAGGTCGCCGAGGCGGTCGCCTACCTTGCTGGTGCGGCCGGGCGCTACGTCACCGGCGAGACGCTACATGTCAATGGCGGCGCGTATCTGTCATGA
- a CDS encoding AbrB family transcriptional regulator, producing the protein MTLGTNLTFAGGIATSAVVGWLLSLTGLPLAWILGAMVGSAVYANTVGLGGKTKYARRLGQLLIGGATAAILTPGILGELWSFLPAMIAAAFVANALGVLLAFPLQKIAGVDRKTALLSTLPAGMSEMASLARETGAQADVVMVVHTLRVVMIVVMVPFLFGIDRSAVAAEVDPQASLAALATCVAGGLLLSIVTARLGVLNPWVIMPMAVGIALVSMNVSIAAMPWWLIVGAQVLIGFSLGARLKKEDFARVPRAAIAAIICSGGLILIMVFGFVPILRLFIDVAPVSLALGVAPGGLGEMIASAKALGAAAAIVAGFQFTRSFLTNIIAPPLLVRFAVGPEGTDEAANT; encoded by the coding sequence ATGACGCTTGGGACCAACCTCACGTTTGCCGGCGGCATCGCCACCTCGGCCGTGGTGGGTTGGCTCCTGTCCCTGACCGGCCTTCCGCTCGCCTGGATTCTCGGTGCTATGGTCGGCAGTGCCGTCTATGCCAACACCGTCGGGCTCGGCGGTAAGACTAAGTACGCCCGCCGTCTTGGCCAGCTCCTGATCGGCGGTGCGACGGCGGCAATCCTGACGCCCGGCATTCTCGGTGAACTTTGGTCTTTCCTGCCGGCGATGATCGCCGCCGCCTTCGTCGCCAATGCGCTGGGCGTTCTGCTTGCCTTTCCGCTTCAGAAGATCGCCGGCGTCGACCGCAAGACCGCGCTCCTTTCGACCCTGCCCGCCGGGATGTCGGAAATGGCCTCGCTGGCCCGTGAAACTGGCGCGCAGGCGGATGTGGTCATGGTCGTGCACACGCTGCGCGTGGTGATGATCGTCGTGATGGTTCCCTTTCTCTTCGGCATCGACCGCAGTGCCGTCGCCGCTGAAGTCGATCCACAGGCCAGTCTTGCGGCTCTCGCCACATGCGTCGCGGGCGGGCTGTTACTCTCGATCGTCACGGCCAGGCTCGGCGTGCTGAATCCCTGGGTCATCATGCCGATGGCGGTCGGTATCGCGCTGGTGTCAATGAACGTCTCCATTGCCGCAATGCCGTGGTGGCTGATCGTCGGTGCGCAGGTGCTGATCGGCTTTTCGCTCGGTGCGCGGCTGAAGAAGGAAGATTTTGCGCGGGTACCGAGGGCGGCAATCGCAGCGATAATCTGCAGCGGTGGGCTCATCCTCATCATGGTATTCGGCTTCGTGCCGATCCTGCGCCTCTTCATCGATGTTGCGCCCGTGTCGCTGGCGCTCGGTGTCGCCCCCGGTGGCCTTGGCGAGATGATCGCCTCGGCCAAGGCGCTGGGTGCCGCTGCCGCCATTGTCGCCGGCTTCCAGTTCACCCGTTCCTTCCTCACCAACATCATCGCGCCGCCGCTGCTCGTCCGCTTCGCGGTTGGTCCCGAAGGCACCGACGAGGCGGCGAACACTTGA
- a CDS encoding acyl-CoA dehydrogenase family protein encodes MNEEEAAMVDADTIREIRQSVASLCAGFPGEYWRELDREKAYPTAFVKAMTDGGFLGVLVPEEYGGSGQGLTVAANILEEVHAQGCNAAALHAQMYTMGTLLRHGSEAQKTLWLPKIATGETRLQAFGVTEPTAGTDTTSIRTFAEKRGDRYVINGQKVWTSRAEHSDLMILLARTTTKEKVARKRDGLSVFLVDMKAALGQGLSIKPIRAMLNHATTEVFFDNLEIPADSLIGEEGKGFSYILDGMNAERILIAAECIGDATWFTRTATRYANERVVFGRPIGQNQGVQFPIARAYAAAEAAKLMVYRAAERFDRGESCGPEANMAKLLASEASWQAADTCLQTHGGFGFAEEYDVERKFRETRLYQVAPISTNLILAYLSEHVLGMPRSY; translated from the coding sequence ATGAACGAGGAGGAGGCAGCCATGGTTGATGCCGATACGATCCGCGAAATTCGCCAGTCGGTGGCGTCACTCTGCGCCGGCTTTCCCGGCGAATACTGGCGCGAGTTGGACCGCGAAAAGGCTTATCCTACCGCCTTCGTGAAGGCGATGACGGATGGCGGCTTCTTGGGTGTGTTGGTGCCGGAGGAGTATGGCGGCAGCGGGCAGGGCCTCACGGTCGCCGCCAATATCCTGGAAGAGGTTCACGCGCAGGGCTGCAATGCAGCCGCGCTGCACGCGCAGATGTACACGATGGGAACGTTGCTGCGCCACGGCAGCGAAGCGCAGAAGACGCTGTGGCTGCCGAAGATCGCGACCGGCGAGACGCGGCTTCAGGCCTTCGGTGTGACGGAGCCGACCGCCGGAACCGACACGACGTCGATCCGCACCTTCGCCGAAAAGCGAGGCGATCGCTACGTCATCAACGGCCAGAAGGTCTGGACCTCGCGAGCAGAGCACTCCGACCTGATGATCCTGCTCGCCCGCACAACGACCAAGGAGAAGGTGGCGCGCAAGCGCGACGGGCTCTCAGTCTTCCTTGTCGACATGAAGGCGGCCCTCGGCCAGGGACTCTCCATCAAGCCGATCCGCGCCATGCTGAACCACGCAACCACGGAGGTATTCTTCGACAATCTCGAAATCCCGGCCGACAGCCTGATTGGCGAGGAGGGCAAGGGTTTCAGCTATATCCTAGACGGCATGAATGCAGAGCGCATCCTGATCGCTGCCGAATGCATCGGCGATGCCACCTGGTTCACCAGGACCGCCACGCGCTATGCCAACGAGCGCGTCGTCTTCGGCCGACCGATTGGCCAGAACCAGGGCGTCCAGTTCCCGATCGCGCGCGCTTATGCGGCGGCAGAGGCGGCGAAGCTGATGGTCTACCGGGCGGCGGAGCGCTTCGATCGGGGCGAGTCGTGCGGCCCCGAAGCGAACATGGCCAAGCTTTTGGCTTCCGAAGCTTCCTGGCAGGCGGCCGATACATGCCTGCAGACCCATGGCGGGTTCGGTTTTGCGGAGGAATACGACGTCGAGCGCAAGTTTCGCGAGACGCGGCTCTACCAGGTGGCGCCAATCTCGACGAACCTCATCCTCGCTTATCTGTCCGAGCATGTGCTTGGCATGCCCCGGTCCTATTGA